The DNA segment GAAGCCACCGCCGCACAACGATAAAACGCATTCACTGCTCGACAGATCTCCTTCTCCCATTCTTTTGGGTTTGTGAAATCAGAAGCTAGAACGAATCCTGGTTGAGAAGCATTGTCTAACGGCGATGTTAAATTAGTTCTATTATACCTGTAATTGACTTCGTTGATCCCTTTATCTTCATTGCATATTTTGCAGAGGGTTTGCAAATTCTCAATATTATTGTTACCGCCATAATATCTTGGGGTAATATGGTCGATTTCCAGTAGCCTTTTGTTATCCTCACCACAACAAAGACAATGATAACCGTCACGTTTCTTCATTTGTTCCTTTACTTCTTCACTCGGTTCCCCACCCTGTAGAGGTTCGGTATCAACCGGAATCACTCCTCCTTTATATGGACCACATATTAACCGATTAATCACTGCGTCGATCTGAGTTTTAAACTGCATAAAAGTAGGGTAAAAACTCCTCCAATACCTATCAACGCTAAGTCAAGTCCTAAATTTTCTGTAAATTCATATTAGCTTCATTCTCGATTTCGGTTTTTGTTGGGTTTTCCATTGTTAAATAACGTTTTCCGGTTGACCACTCCTCACTATATTCCATACAGAGCGTCCCGCACATTCGAAGGCAAGCACGAACATTCGGGAAGATCCTAACTACATGCGTTCTACGCTTCAGCTCCTGGTTCACTCGTTCCAGCATGTTTGTGCTTTTAAGCTTTCTACGATGCCTCGCCGGAAATGCATATATTGCAAGCGTATCATCGATAGTCTCCTCGATCCACTCGGCGACATCGGGCCGAACT comes from the bacterium genome and includes:
- a CDS encoding HNH endonuclease, coding for MQFKTQIDAVINRLICGPYKGGVIPVDTEPLQGGEPSEEVKEQMKKRDGYHCLCCGEDNKRLLEIDHITPRYYGGNNNIENLQTLCKICNEDKGINEVNYRYNRTNLTSPLDNASQPGFVLASDFTNPKEWEKEICRAVNAFYRCAAVASVEIGLRGSKARNWKITLYAGNNPNWLREYLNPILDNINEVRREDGYFEIESITVKAPGEKWIVLT